One stretch of Macrobrachium nipponense isolate FS-2020 chromosome 16, ASM1510439v2, whole genome shotgun sequence DNA includes these proteins:
- the LOC135195694 gene encoding mucin-5AC-like, giving the protein MCSLKLLLLVGSAYAIYLEPPPQQFDSTLNEGSYLGPYPQYQPPLEIPCQPSVVYHTKIHYLTQILPLPNNGQTNTYTETATNTVFFTVYSEIVSTTLYSEPYYITSTLSFTKEITQVKVIELPSQTQYLTHTSQVVTTQVKYSTYWETSVKIVESTSVIPVFSTLTVPKLIIRTISKDIIQPTTIVHTRTVWDTARKIDFSTVIVPGKTSVRSVTSTRPHFTTKFITKAESVITSTQVISVTSTSLSEIPVINTKILHSVRTTVQHTMSTTVHTKEVYEYSTKTITLPHKTTTTVTSTTVIPTTRYNKKIIYTTVSIPAQTEVRVVYRAVPKTKSVPGLTYYTNFRTRTIYTTDYVTSVVYAGPISTVYMTETVQNCISKPSLTFYSAW; this is encoded by the coding sequence ATGTGCTCACTGAAGCTGCTGCTGTTGGTTGGCTCTGCATATGCCATCTATCTGGAACCACCTCCTCAACAGTTTGACTCCACTCTGAACGAGGGTAGCTATTTAGGACCTTACCCACAATACCAGCCACCTCTTGAAATACCTTGTCAACCATCAGTGGTCtaccatacaaaaatacattatttgaCGCAAATTTTACCTCTTCCAAATAATGGCCAAACTAATACTTACACAGAAACAGCTACAAATACTGTTTTTTTCACTGTGTATTCTGAAATAGTGAGTACAACATTATATTCAGAGCCTTACTATATAACATCAACTCTTAGCTTTACTAAAGAAATTACTCAAGTTAAAGTTATTGAATTGCCTTCTCAGACCCAATATCTAACACATACCTCACAAGTTGTTACTACTCAAGTAAAGTATTCTACTTATTGGGAGACAAGTGTGAAAATAGTTGAATCCACATCAGTAATCCCAGTGTTCAGCACTCTAACAGTCCCCAAACTTATCATCAGAACTATCAGTAAGGACATTATTCAACCCACAACAATTGTTCATACTCGCACTGTATGGGATACGGCTCGTAAAATTGACTTCTCAACTGTGATAGTGCCTGGAAAGACTAGTGTACGCTCTGTTACTTCCACCAGACCCCACTTCACCACAAAGTTTATTACCAAAGCCGAAAGTGTGATTACATCTACGCAAGTGATATCTGTTACTTCAACTTCTCTTTCAGAAATTCCAGTTATTAATACCAAGATCTTGCATTCAGTTCGTACAACAGTTCAACATACAATGTCAACAACAGTACATACAAAGGAAGTGTATGAGTACAGTACAAAAACAATAACGCTTCCACATAAAACGACTACAACTGTTACGTCTACTACAGTAATACCTACTACTCGCTATAATAAGAAGATCATCTATACTACTGTTAGTATTCCAGCGCAGACGGAAGTCAGGGTTGTGTATCGTGCTGTACCCAAAACGAAAAGTGTGCCAGGACTGACATACTATACTAACTTTAGGACGAGAACCATCTATACAACAGATTACGTCACCTCTGTCGTGTACGCCGGACCAATCAGTACAGTGTACATGACTGAAACGGTACAAAATTGCATTTCGAAACCATCACTTACATTTTACTCGGCATGGTAG